The DNA region ACGGCAGCCTGCAGACCGACGGCGGCAGTAGTGCCGGTAGTAGCGGAGGTGGATCCTGATGCCCGAGGTACACAACCCGCAACTGGGCCGCGAGCACAGCTACCCCTACGAGCGCCGCGAGGAGGAGCGCGACTACCACTGGGGGATGGTGATCAACACGAACCGGTGTATCAACTGCAACACCTGCTCGTTCGCCTGCAAGTCCACCTGGACCAGCGGCGAGGGCGAGGAGTACATGTGGTGGATGAACGTCGAGACCGAGCCCTACGGCGGCTACCCGATGGGCTGGGACATGCGCCTGCTCGACGATCTGGGTCCCGACGAGACGATCTTCGAGGCCGCCGAGGACGGCGAGCAGGTCCGCGGCTACGTCGCCGAGAAAGAGGAGTGGGAGTACCCCGCCCTCGGCGACGACCAGTCCCACGGGGAGTACCCCGAGGGCGACGTCGTCGAGTCCGACCCCGAGAACGAGCAGTACCACGACATGTGGCAGTTCTACCTCCCGCGACTCTGTAACCACTGCAAGAACCCCGCCTGCCTCGCTGCCTGCCCGCGGCAGGCCATCTACAAGCGCGAGGAGGACGGCATCGTCCTGCTCGACCAGGAGCGGTGCCGAGGGTACCGACGCTGCGTGAAGGGGTGTCCGTACCACAAGCCGATGTACAACCCCGAGACGGGCATCTCCGAGAAGCCCGTGGGCTGTTTCCCGCGGATCGAGGACGGCAACGTCCCGCGGTGCGTCTCCTCGTGCATCGGGAAGACCCGCCTGCACGGCAACATCAACCGCGGGCCGGACGGGGGCCACCCCGACGGCGTCTCCTCGGCGGCCGACGGCCGCTCGCCGATCAACTACCTCGTCAAGTCCGACGAGAAGGTGGCGCTGCCGCTGTACCCCCAGTTCGGAACGCGGCCGCAGGTGTTCTACATGCCGCCGTACCACGTGCCGCCGGAGTTCCTGACGCAGATGTTCACGCCGAACGTCGAACAGAAGCGCAACGACTGGCCCGGCTCCACCTACGAGGAGTCGGTGAAGATCGTCCAGCAGCGCG from Halobaculum sp. CBA1158 includes:
- a CDS encoding 4Fe-4S dicluster domain-containing protein, giving the protein MPEVHNPQLGREHSYPYERREEERDYHWGMVINTNRCINCNTCSFACKSTWTSGEGEEYMWWMNVETEPYGGYPMGWDMRLLDDLGPDETIFEAAEDGEQVRGYVAEKEEWEYPALGDDQSHGEYPEGDVVESDPENEQYHDMWQFYLPRLCNHCKNPACLAACPRQAIYKREEDGIVLLDQERCRGYRRCVKGCPYHKPMYNPETGISEKPVGCFPRIEDGNVPRCVSSCIGKTRLHGNINRGPDGGHPDGVSSAADGRSPINYLVKSDEKVALPLYPQFGTRPQVFYMPPYHVPPEFLTQMFTPNVEQKRNDWPGSTYEESVKIVQQRARDPSHHVLGILQLFGATTRLIETYRVKENRVKGWDRKGKKVVDMPIEEPMEVREGEQWTNQP